One Leptospira wolbachii serovar Codice str. CDC genomic region harbors:
- a CDS encoding TetR/AcrR family transcriptional regulator, which translates to MKKEPTRIRLLQVSRNLFLKQGYSETGLNQIVEEAKTVKASLYQHFSSKEMLGKEVLRLYSDENLTLLRSLMKRNPKPLDFVKAWVRILSREARESQLYGCGMANFRAQIAPHELEILKEIEKIANSTIDCLEDYLEESVENGHLPSKVDCRLLAKHLFFVYEGVLQGYRLLDDRRSLDELYRMAESLIPAPK; encoded by the coding sequence ATGAAAAAAGAACCAACTCGCATACGTCTCTTACAAGTCAGTCGGAATCTCTTTTTAAAACAAGGATACTCGGAGACGGGGCTCAATCAAATTGTAGAGGAAGCAAAAACGGTCAAAGCCAGTTTGTATCAACATTTTTCTTCTAAGGAAATGTTAGGTAAGGAGGTGCTTCGCCTTTATTCAGATGAAAACTTAACACTTCTTAGATCCTTAATGAAACGAAATCCGAAACCACTCGATTTTGTTAAGGCTTGGGTTCGTATTCTTTCAAGGGAGGCTAGGGAATCTCAACTCTATGGATGCGGAATGGCAAATTTCCGCGCTCAAATCGCACCACACGAATTGGAGATTTTGAAAGAAATTGAGAAAATCGCAAACAGTACGATTGATTGTTTGGAAGATTACTTAGAAGAGTCGGTGGAAAATGGTCACCTACCTTCTAAAGTAGATTGTCGTTTACTCGCCAAACATTTATTCTTTGTCTATGAAGGGGTTTTGCAAGGATACAGGTTACTTGATGACAGAAGGTCATTGGATGAATTATACCGAATGGCAGAAAGTTTGATCCCCGCTCCTAAATGA
- a CDS encoding TonB-dependent receptor plug domain-containing protein yields MKQSHFHLFILFILFGWYHPTLADGNIEVIFQIVKSNSGKPVTNAVVISKKGKTSGVSNEEGIAKLRFPEPGYYEIKVSTADRTESLFREVRFKGQIILVTISESNLAGILVSGERDKTPLSRYGLVQEEIKRLPGVSGDSLKALQTIPGVVIGAPVGILPSVFTNIGTNLLTGNPYSNSERGDLSLRGGGTRQNQYYFDGFPLPYPFHLGNQSSVLNNNLIKSFDVFTGAFPAKYGYATGGIIAIEGTDRVDENKTIINTNLFLSDVYNQSKILPGLAMISSGRKNYPNLVLLQVYPKGIPEDAKYAEYQDYQWKLIWDINSEHRLSIQTFGTRDRQAYTKAQADLERGGEDPRPPTGLDRMFRTDAIRYIWKGKTFRNTLSYSRTSFNEFFELRFTNPLTAENIFGLQNRTADSITYVHNAFEWEIWEEHLKLEAGVQGRFRETTLKGENISSYNRLFYNVFNDLLNSNAAFRSVIDGDRIRYREKSAYAELPFKYGGFRLTPGARVDNYSGSNETNLAPRITGGYLFESTKTGFMAGHGIHYNAPVSVEALSAKSGNPNLFMERAEHNSIGVSQEFANNWQIKVEGFRNIFQNIIVPDTFIVDPYALNNDTRIFVNETAKVLANPVTPKNLNYSNAGYGHSEGIEIFIKKTKDPREQSGLFGWISYTNSITKRINNQSRMNSDESRNRNLLNNSRTLLAQGKMGTNYINYYDDNNLEVIYNNDKEQLYDLDRTHILNIVFGYKFNPEWMVGGRFRYFSGTPYTPITSATRANQAATFGLNLYFPNYSGNYNSDRFLPFHQFDLRIDRIENYSWGYINTYIEFVNFYGRRNQAGFEFDNTKNYQRNQNPAPTYDTVNSPFIISQTPNGKMAIIPLINIGMEVRF; encoded by the coding sequence ATGAAACAATCGCACTTCCATTTATTTATATTATTCATTTTGTTTGGTTGGTATCATCCCACCTTAGCAGATGGTAATATAGAAGTTATATTTCAAATTGTAAAATCCAATTCAGGAAAACCAGTCACCAACGCCGTAGTCATTTCTAAAAAAGGAAAAACTAGTGGAGTTTCGAATGAAGAGGGAATCGCCAAACTTCGGTTTCCCGAACCAGGATACTATGAAATCAAAGTATCCACCGCAGACAGAACTGAATCTCTATTTCGAGAAGTTCGGTTCAAGGGCCAAATCATTTTGGTTACTATATCTGAATCAAATTTAGCGGGAATTTTAGTCAGTGGAGAAAGGGATAAAACTCCACTTTCAAGGTACGGTCTCGTCCAGGAAGAGATCAAACGACTTCCCGGAGTGTCTGGTGATTCCTTAAAGGCACTTCAAACCATTCCTGGTGTTGTGATTGGTGCTCCCGTGGGAATTCTACCATCGGTGTTTACAAACATTGGGACCAATTTACTGACAGGAAATCCTTATTCCAATAGTGAAAGGGGAGACTTGTCACTTCGCGGTGGAGGTACAAGACAAAACCAATATTACTTCGATGGATTTCCCCTTCCGTATCCTTTCCATTTGGGAAACCAATCTTCAGTTCTCAATAACAATCTTATCAAATCTTTTGATGTTTTTACTGGCGCTTTTCCAGCTAAATATGGTTATGCGACCGGAGGAATTATCGCCATAGAAGGAACCGACCGTGTGGATGAAAACAAAACTATAATTAATACAAATTTGTTTTTATCAGATGTTTATAACCAATCTAAAATCCTCCCAGGCCTCGCCATGATTAGTTCTGGTAGAAAAAATTATCCGAACTTAGTTCTATTACAAGTCTACCCGAAGGGAATTCCGGAAGATGCAAAATATGCGGAATACCAAGACTACCAATGGAAACTAATTTGGGATATCAATTCGGAACATCGTCTGTCCATCCAAACTTTTGGAACCAGGGATAGACAAGCCTATACCAAAGCCCAGGCTGATTTGGAAAGGGGAGGAGAGGATCCGCGCCCGCCGACTGGCCTCGACCGGATGTTTCGAACCGATGCGATTCGTTATATATGGAAAGGAAAAACCTTTCGAAATACTTTGTCTTATTCTCGAACTTCGTTTAATGAATTTTTTGAACTCAGGTTTACCAATCCACTGACGGCAGAAAATATCTTTGGCTTACAGAATAGAACCGCCGATTCCATTACCTATGTTCACAATGCTTTCGAATGGGAAATCTGGGAAGAACATCTCAAACTGGAAGCAGGGGTACAAGGTAGGTTTCGAGAAACCACTTTAAAGGGAGAAAATATTTCTTCTTACAACCGATTATTCTATAATGTATTTAATGATCTTTTGAATTCCAACGCGGCCTTCCGATCTGTGATTGATGGAGATCGGATTCGTTATCGTGAAAAATCTGCCTATGCAGAACTTCCATTTAAATATGGCGGATTTCGCCTAACACCCGGTGCCCGCGTTGACAATTATTCTGGAAGTAACGAAACCAATTTGGCTCCCCGGATCACCGGAGGGTACCTCTTTGAATCCACAAAAACTGGATTTATGGCGGGGCATGGAATTCATTACAATGCTCCTGTTTCCGTGGAAGCTCTGTCTGCCAAGTCAGGAAATCCTAATCTCTTTATGGAGAGAGCCGAACACAATTCTATTGGTGTGAGTCAGGAGTTTGCAAACAACTGGCAAATCAAAGTCGAGGGCTTTCGCAATATCTTTCAAAATATCATTGTCCCTGATACTTTTATTGTCGATCCCTATGCTTTGAATAATGACACTCGGATTTTTGTGAATGAAACAGCCAAGGTTCTCGCCAATCCTGTCACACCCAAAAATCTAAACTATTCCAACGCAGGGTATGGCCATTCGGAAGGCATTGAGATTTTTATCAAAAAAACCAAAGATCCAAGAGAACAGTCAGGATTATTTGGCTGGATTTCTTACACCAACTCCATCACCAAACGAATCAATAACCAATCTCGGATGAACAGTGATGAATCTAGAAATAGAAACTTACTCAATAATTCTAGAACCCTTCTCGCGCAAGGGAAGATGGGAACAAACTATATCAATTATTATGATGATAATAATTTGGAAGTGATCTACAATAATGACAAAGAGCAGTTATATGATTTGGACAGAACTCATATTCTCAACATTGTATTTGGTTATAAATTCAATCCGGAGTGGATGGTGGGCGGAAGGTTTCGCTATTTTTCAGGAACTCCTTACACTCCCATTACAAGTGCTACACGGGCAAACCAAGCGGCCACTTTCGGCTTGAACTTATATTTTCCGAACTATTCTGGAAATTATAACAGCGATCGATTTTTACCCTTCCACCAATTTGATTTGCGTATTGATCGAATTGAAAATTATTCCTGGGGTTATATCAATACCTACATTGAGTTTGTGAATTTCTATGGCCGTCGTAACCAAGCTGGGTTTGAATTTGATAATACAAAAAATTATCAGAGAAACCAAAACCCCGCACCAACTTATGATACAGTCAATTCTCCATTCATCATTTCCCAAACACCAAACGGAAAAATGGCAATCATTCCTCTGATTAATATTGGAATGGAGGTACGGTTTTGA